CTGACAGTTCCAAGATAATAACAAGCCCCAACAAATTCATATTCGTATGATTGTGTTAAAGATAATAAACTTGCTAAAAGACATAAGAACTAATGATAAAAACTTTACTTGTTGTTGCTGAAACTGCTGCTGCATGTTATTAGCACCACGCCTGAACCCAACACGAGGGCCAGGCTGAGTTTGCCTTTGAAGAGGGAAAGGCATCATGAAGTTAGGCGGGCCTGCACCTGGACGCATCCCAGGCATGAACTGAACTTGGTACCCATACCCCATAGGCTGTGAAGGTACCAAACCTTGACCGTTATGGCCTATGAACATTGGATGGTGTGGTCCTGACATTGGCCCACCTGGTGGGTGATGATGGAACCCAGACATCGGTGATGGAACTGGTGACATTGTTCCAGGTGATCTGATTTGAGTAAATAGACTCTGAAACACGTGAAAACATCAAGACAGTTTAAGAACTCAGTGTCACAACACAACACAGTACAGAGTTTGATGTTCAAAGAGTGAGAGGGCTAAAAAGAACCTGAAGGTGAGCCTGTCTTTCTTCCTTACGTTGTGCCAAAGCAACGTAAAGAGGTTTCCTTCCTATCATCTTCCCATTCATTTCTTTCATCTGCGTAATCATCAACCCCAATGAACATTTTAGTAccaattttataaaacatttatgtatatgtaaaaagATTGTCAATTCAGTTGAAACTTACAGCTAATAAAGCTTCTTCAGGATTGGAGTAagcaacaaaaccaaaacctctGCTTAAACCTTGTGAATTCATCATAACCTAATTATgaccacaaacaaaacattttaattcaTTATATTGTGTGGTATAAACTTATGTATAAAGTTTAGAGATGTTTAGAATCAGAAACAAACCTTGCAGGAAGTCACATTCCCATACTCAGAGAACATCTCCTTGAGCTTCTCATCATTCACACTATCATCAAGGTTCTTCAAATACAGATTCGATCCTTGCAATTTCTCAAACCTGCTTATCCTCTCTTGCTCAAACTTCCTCCTCAATTCCTCTTCCCTATCAGACTTCTTCTGTGCCCTACCAACATACAACACATCCTCCCCAAGGCTGATACCGTTCATCTTTTCAACAGCAACTGCAGCAGCTTCAGGGCTCACAAAGTTGACAAACCCGAAAGACCTCGAGTTCCCACTCTGATCCTTCATCACAACCGCACTAGAAATATCTCCATATTTCCCAAAAGTCTTCTTAAGCTCATCATCAGTAATCTCCTTAGGAAGATTCTTAACATAAACGTTAGTGAAGCTCGGCACCGCACCACTCTCACTACGTGCCCTGTCTTGACGACGGACAAAATGGCCAACAAAGACTTGCTTATCATTAAGCAACATACCATTAAGCTTGTCAATAGCAGCCTGAGCGGTTTCCTCTTTCTCAAACTGGACAAAGCCATATCCTTTCGAACGTCCCACCACATCCATTGCAACCTTGCAAGAGAGAATCGTCCCGAAAGACGAGAAAGTTTCATACAAAGCTTTGTTATCAATCGATGCATCAAggtttttgatgaaaacatTGCCTTTCCCACTCAATCTAGTGCTCGGATCACGATTAGAGAGCATGATCCTTATAGGCCTGTCTCTGATCGGAGCATAGTTGAGACTTTCCATCGCACGACTCGCTGatccaataaaaaaacacaaaactttaattacaaaacagcaaaacaaaacaaaacaaaacagcaaaaagaacaaaaccacAAAAGCAAACACATGAACAATATTATATTCCTGTCGTAAtccataataataatattaaattcctgtatgattgtttataatatttaccATCTTCAGGGTTAGCGAAATTGACGTAAGCGTAACCAAGAGAACGATGAGTCAGATCACGACAAACCCTAAGATTGTGAACTGGAGCAACTTGATTAAAGAGATCCAAGAGATGTGACTCATTGACACTCGGATCTAAATCTCCGACATAGAGAGACGAGTTTGGATGGGTTTGCAAAGCCTCCGcggcagcagcagcagcagcaaccgCCGCAACCTGACTCACGGCAGGGAAAGGAGGaggagcagcagcagcaaccgTGGGTTGATTAGGGATCACTTGATCAACCATGGCCGTCGTCGGGGCAATTCCAGATGCAACCGCCGCAGCCATAGCGATAAGATTTCTAGGTTTTTCTAGGGTGAGACAGAGAGATTTCTGTTTGTGgttttccaaaatttttaGGggagaatatttatttttatattttttcctttttttttttgggttactCCGGTGAATAAGAAGAGGAGTAGAGAGACTCGAAAGGGTGTGAAAGAATGAGAGTTGGTATTTATACATTCGCTAACCAACCGGTCCCTACGGATCAGAGTTTGATTTGACGTggcttttgagttttgactcAGCTTTTTAATTCACATCTGGGATCTTTTTGTGGGCCAATGGGCTTTTTCTGTCCTGGCCAATAATCCAATGccacatgttttttttttaatgataatcaattatattatattataaaaatttaaatttatatgatatataacCATCCAAATACAACAatcattaaaacaaataaagaaaactg
This sequence is a window from Arabidopsis thaliana chromosome 1 sequence. Protein-coding genes within it:
- the PAB5 gene encoding poly(A)-binding protein 5 (poly(A)-binding protein 5 (PAB5); CONTAINS InterPro DOMAIN/s: Polyadenylate-binding protein/Hyperplastic disc protein (InterPro:IPR002004), RNA recognition motif, RNP-1 (InterPro:IPR000504), Polyadenylate binding protein, human types 1, 2, 3, 4 (InterPro:IPR006515), Nucleotide-binding, alpha-beta plait (InterPro:IPR012677), RNA recognition, domain 1 (InterPro:IPR003954); BEST Arabidopsis thaliana protein match is: poly(A) binding protein 3 (TAIR:AT1G22760.1).); the protein is MAAAVASGIAPTTAMVDQVIPNQPTVAAAAPPPFPAVSQVAAVAAAAAAAEALQTHPNSSLYVGDLDPSVNESHLLDLFNQVAPVHNLRVCRDLTHRSLGYAYVNFANPEDASRAMESLNYAPIRDRPIRIMLSNRDPSTRLSGKGNVFIKNLDASIDNKALYETFSSFGTILSCKVAMDVVGRSKGYGFVQFEKEETAQAAIDKLNGMLLNDKQVFVGHFVRRQDRARSESGAVPSFTNVYVKNLPKEITDDELKKTFGKYGDISSAVVMKDQSGNSRSFGFVNFVSPEAAAVAVEKMNGISLGEDVLYVGRAQKKSDREEELRRKFEQERISRFEKLQGSNLYLKNLDDSVNDEKLKEMFSEYGNVTSCKVMMNSQGLSRGFGFVAYSNPEEALLAMKEMNGKMIGRKPLYVALAQRKEERQAHLQSLFTQIRSPGTMSPVPSPMSGFHHHPPGGPMSGPHHPMFIGHNGQGLVPSQPMGYGYQVQFMPGMRPGAGPPNFMMPFPLQRQTQPGPRVGFRRGANNMQQQFQQQQMLQQNASRFMGGAGNRRNGMEASAPQGIIPLPLNASANSHNAPQRSHKPTPLTISKLASDLALASPDKHPRMLGDHLYPLVEQQEPANAAKVTGMLLEMDQAEILHLLESPEALKAKVSEALDVLRRSADPAAVSSVDDQFALSSSE